From Trueperaceae bacterium, a single genomic window includes:
- the rpsK gene encoding 30S ribosomal protein S11 — MAKPSPKTKKRTKRSLAEGKAFIHASYNNTIVTITDPDGNTVAWSSSGSIGYKGSKKGTPYAAQLAAADATRKAQNMGLSQLDIVIRGTGSGREQAIRSIQATGVNVRSIVDDTPTPHNGCRPRKRKRM, encoded by the coding sequence GTGGCCAAACCGAGTCCCAAGACCAAGAAACGCACGAAGCGCAGCCTCGCCGAAGGCAAGGCGTTCATCCACGCTTCGTACAACAACACCATCGTCACTATCACCGATCCGGACGGGAATACGGTGGCCTGGTCGAGCTCCGGTTCCATCGGCTACAAGGGCTCCAAGAAGGGCACGCCCTACGCCGCCCAGCTGGCCGCCGCCGACGCGACCCGCAAGGCCCAGAACATGGGCCTCAGCCAGCTCGACATCGTCATCCGCGGCACCGGTTCGGGCCGCGAGCAGGCGATCCGGTCGATCCAGGCTACCGGCGTCAATGTCCGCTCGATCGTCGACGACACCCCTACGCCGCACAACGGCTGCCGTCCCCGCAAGCGGAAGCGCATGTAG
- the rpsM gene encoding 30S ribosomal protein S13, which produces MARIAGVDLPREKRVEHALPYIYGIGLSRSRVILEKAEVDPDTRVKDLAENEIARLRGIVESEFKVEGDLRREIQLNIKRLMDIGCYRGLRHRRGLPVRGQSTKTNARTRKGPRRTVAGKKKAPKK; this is translated from the coding sequence ATGGCGCGAATCGCAGGGGTAGACCTTCCCAGGGAGAAACGGGTAGAGCATGCGCTGCCGTACATCTACGGCATCGGGCTGTCGCGCTCACGAGTGATCCTCGAGAAGGCCGAAGTCGATCCCGATACCCGCGTGAAGGACCTGGCCGAGAATGAGATCGCGCGGCTGCGCGGAATCGTCGAGAGCGAGTTCAAAGTCGAGGGCGACCTCCGGCGCGAGATCCAGCTCAACATCAAGCGGCTGATGGACATCGGCTGCTACCGGGGACTCCGCCACCGCCGCGGTCTGCCCGTTCGCGGTCAGTCGACCAAGACCAACGCCCGGACCCGCAAGGGGCCGCGTCGTACCGTAGCCGGCAAGAAGAAGGCGCCGAAGAAGTAG
- the rpmJ gene encoding 50S ribosomal protein L36, with the protein MKVRASVKPMCDKCKIVRRHGKVFVICSVNPKHKQRQG; encoded by the coding sequence ATGAAAGTTCGGGCATCAGTGAAACCGATGTGTGACAAGTGCAAGATCGTTCGGCGGCACGGCAAGGTGTTCGTGATCTGCTCGGTGAACCCGAAGCACAAGCAAAGGCAGGGCTGA
- the infA gene encoding translation initiation factor IF-1, which yields MARRRSGPPRPRTNRAEETTQDTIRTEGVVLEARPNTTFLVQLDAGPEILAHVGGKMRRHYIRILPGDRVVVEISTYDPEKGRIVYRK from the coding sequence ATGGCGCGTAGGAGATCTGGTCCGCCGAGGCCACGGACAAATCGCGCCGAGGAAACCACGCAGGACACCATCCGCACAGAGGGTGTGGTTCTCGAGGCTCGGCCGAATACCACGTTCCTGGTCCAGCTCGACGCGGGTCCGGAGATCCTCGCCCATGTGGGCGGCAAGATGAGGCGGCACTACATCCGGATCCTCCCGGGTGACCGCGTCGTCGTCGAAATCAGCACCTACGACCCGGAAAAGGGTCGGATCGTGTACCGAAAGTAG
- the map gene encoding type I methionyl aminopeptidase, with amino-acid sequence MILKRPAEIDQMAEAAVINREALEAVEKLIAPGVSTAELNQVAEDAILSRGGKPAFKGYRGFPATLCTSVNDVVVHGFPDRRPLAEGDIVSVDIGTFYGGFAADMAKTYAVGEISAEAQKLLDATERSLHAGIAAAVAGNRLGDISAAIQSVVEAEGFWVVREFVGHGIGREFHEAPELPNYGRAGTGPVLRPGLVLAMEPMVTERRTRVRILEDGWTAPTADGSLAAHFEHTVAVTDEGPRVLTASDTFALKGESAAPAGAAGGGKHGA; translated from the coding sequence CAAGCGTCCAGCCGAGATCGACCAGATGGCAGAGGCCGCGGTTATCAACCGTGAGGCCCTCGAAGCGGTCGAGAAGCTGATCGCCCCGGGAGTGTCAACCGCCGAGTTGAACCAGGTTGCCGAAGATGCTATCCTCTCGCGTGGCGGAAAGCCCGCCTTCAAGGGCTATCGTGGCTTTCCGGCTACGCTCTGCACATCGGTGAACGACGTCGTGGTCCACGGTTTTCCGGACCGGCGTCCGCTTGCCGAAGGCGACATCGTTTCCGTCGATATCGGCACCTTCTACGGAGGCTTCGCTGCCGACATGGCGAAGACCTACGCGGTCGGCGAGATCTCGGCAGAAGCGCAGAAGTTGCTCGATGCCACCGAACGCTCGCTCCATGCGGGCATCGCGGCTGCGGTGGCAGGCAACAGGCTCGGCGACATCTCCGCGGCTATACAGAGCGTCGTCGAAGCCGAAGGTTTCTGGGTGGTGAGGGAGTTCGTGGGGCACGGCATCGGTCGTGAGTTCCACGAGGCGCCGGAGCTGCCCAACTACGGACGCGCAGGTACCGGTCCCGTGCTACGGCCCGGCCTCGTCCTGGCGATGGAACCGATGGTGACCGAGAGGCGCACCCGGGTTCGGATCCTGGAAGATGGCTGGACAGCACCCACCGCTGACGGGAGTCTTGCCGCGCACTTCGAGCACACCGTTGCGGTCACCGATGAGGGACCGCGGGTGTTGACTGCAAGCGATACGTTCGCGCTCAAGGGAGAATCAGCAGCTCCGGCGGGCGCGGCAGGAGGAGGCAAGCATGGCGCGTAG